A genomic stretch from Petrimonas mucosa includes:
- a CDS encoding peptide chain release factor 3, giving the protein MTLQQEIQRRRTFAIISHPDAGKTTLTEKLLLFGGAIHVAGAVKSNKIKKTATSDWMEIERQRGISVATSVMGFDYGNYKINILDTPGHQDFAEDTYRTLTAVDSVIVVVDIAKGVEAQTRKLMEVCRMRHTPVMIFVNKLDREGKDPFEILDELEEELKVAVRPLSWPIDMGERFKGVYNLYRNSLDLYQPSKQKVTESVHLDIQSPDLKKHIGEKLAEKLQSDVELISEVYPAFDCAEYLAGRLAPVFFGSALNNFGIKELLDCFVEIAPSPRAIQAEEREVNPYEESFSGFVFKIHANMDPNHRSCIAFVKVCSGRFERNVNYKHVRFNRMMKFSSPTAFMAQKKELLDEAYAGDIVGLPDNGNFKIGDTLTSGEELHFKGLPSFSPEMFKYIENADPMKAKQLQRGVEQLMDEGVAQLFVNQFNGRKIIGTVGQLQFEVIQYRLLHEYGAQCRWEPVNLYKACWIESDDLAQLEDFKRRKYQYMAKDKEGRDVFLAESNYLLMMAQQDFKNIRFHFSSEF; this is encoded by the coding sequence AGTCACCCCGATGCGGGAAAAACCACATTAACAGAGAAACTGTTGCTTTTTGGCGGCGCCATTCATGTGGCGGGAGCCGTCAAGTCGAACAAGATAAAGAAGACCGCTACCTCCGACTGGATGGAGATCGAGCGGCAACGCGGAATTTCGGTCGCCACCTCAGTGATGGGTTTCGATTACGGGAACTACAAGATCAATATCCTCGATACGCCCGGCCACCAGGATTTTGCAGAGGATACCTACCGGACGCTGACTGCCGTGGATAGCGTTATTGTGGTGGTGGATATCGCCAAGGGAGTGGAGGCGCAGACCCGTAAACTGATGGAGGTGTGCCGGATGCGGCATACACCGGTAATGATCTTTGTGAACAAGCTCGACCGTGAGGGGAAAGATCCGTTTGAAATCCTGGATGAGCTGGAAGAGGAGCTGAAGGTAGCCGTCAGGCCGCTGAGCTGGCCCATCGATATGGGTGAGCGATTCAAGGGGGTCTATAACCTCTACCGGAACAGTCTCGACCTCTACCAGCCGAGCAAGCAGAAGGTCACTGAGTCGGTACACCTCGATATCCAGTCGCCCGACCTGAAAAAACATATTGGAGAGAAGCTGGCCGAAAAGTTGCAGAGTGACGTTGAACTGATCTCCGAGGTCTATCCCGCCTTTGACTGCGCGGAGTATCTGGCTGGGAGGCTGGCACCCGTCTTTTTCGGTTCGGCGCTTAACAATTTCGGGATAAAGGAGCTCCTCGACTGCTTTGTGGAGATTGCGCCATCACCGCGGGCCATCCAGGCAGAAGAGCGTGAGGTGAATCCTTACGAGGAGAGCTTTTCGGGATTCGTCTTCAAGATACATGCCAACATGGATCCCAACCACCGCTCCTGTATCGCATTCGTGAAGGTCTGTTCGGGCAGGTTCGAGCGTAACGTCAATTACAAGCATGTCCGGTTTAACCGGATGATGAAGTTCTCGTCGCCCACGGCGTTCATGGCTCAAAAAAAGGAGCTTCTCGACGAAGCCTATGCGGGAGATATTGTGGGTTTGCCCGACAATGGAAACTTCAAGATCGGTGACACCCTTACCTCTGGAGAGGAGCTCCATTTCAAGGGATTACCCAGCTTCTCGCCCGAAATGTTCAAATATATCGAGAATGCCGACCCGATGAAGGCAAAACAGTTGCAGAGAGGGGTGGAACAGTTGATGGACGAAGGGGTGGCACAGCTCTTTGTCAACCAGTTCAACGGCCGCAAAATCATCGGAACCGTAGGGCAACTCCAGTTTGAGGTGATTCAATACCGTCTCCTGCACGAGTATGGTGCACAATGCCGCTGGGAGCCGGTCAACCTCTACAAGGCGTGCTGGATCGAGAGCGATGACCTGGCACAGCTTGAAGATTTCAAGAGGCGCAAGTACCAGTACATGGCAAAAGACAAGGAGGGCAGGGATGTCTTTTTGGCAGAATCCAACTACCTGCTGATGATGGCACAGCAGGATTTCAAGAACATCCGGTTCCATTTCAGTTCCGAGTTTTGA
- a CDS encoding MutS-related protein, translating into MSLAERIARYRQLAGEQGNAAIKYKNQLNANSLFRLLLFLTGSLFCYFLYPATVPVLVVAAATTIGFLALLKRHGELQQRMARSEVLAKIAKNELRAFEHDFTPFDGAAEHVDPSHPFSFDLDIFGEGSLFQMLNRTSLEMGKGELASMLKMPLREGGEIRKRQGAVRELSEKEDFCLDFRTIGMLSEGQQLESRPANWPGREQQLFRRPSLWRAITHIVPLLYLLTIALVLAGATGGQAITLLYFITLSISVIPTKSVKRIGLLFDKRAKQLESYAGLLKLVESTSFDSELLQTLQQSLQNDKKMASTSIRQLARYCRNLDLAFAVPIFLILNPLLLWNVLYALKIEQWMQRNATEIGKWFSTLAQFDALVSMGTFTSNNPDYVFPVCEESEPFRAEKLGHPLIPRNKCVKNDIALLRKPYFMIVTGANMAGKSTYLRTVGVNYLLAGSGLPVCAESMSYRPGELLTNLRTADSLVNNESYFFAELKRLKMIIERLESNEHDLFIILDEILKGTNSVDKQWGSYQLMKRLVHLGGNGIIATHDLSLGELEKEFPQEIGNFHFDARIEEDQLSFDYKLQHGIARTMNASYLMRSMGITT; encoded by the coding sequence ATGTCCCTCGCAGAACGAATCGCCCGATACCGTCAGCTTGCAGGAGAGCAGGGTAACGCCGCCATAAAATATAAAAATCAGCTCAATGCAAACAGCCTCTTCCGTCTCCTGCTCTTTCTGACCGGATCGCTGTTTTGCTACTTCCTCTACCCGGCCACCGTGCCGGTGCTTGTTGTTGCCGCCGCCACCACGATCGGCTTCCTCGCCTTGTTGAAAAGACATGGGGAGCTTCAGCAAAGAATGGCCCGATCGGAGGTACTGGCAAAAATAGCCAAGAACGAACTACGTGCTTTCGAACACGACTTTACCCCCTTCGATGGTGCGGCGGAGCATGTGGATCCGTCGCATCCATTCAGTTTCGACCTCGATATTTTTGGGGAGGGATCGCTGTTCCAGATGCTTAACCGGACCTCCCTGGAGATGGGAAAGGGTGAGCTCGCCTCCATGTTGAAAATGCCGCTGAGGGAGGGAGGAGAGATCCGCAAACGGCAGGGTGCGGTAAGGGAACTGTCGGAAAAGGAGGATTTCTGTCTCGACTTCAGGACTATCGGGATGTTGTCAGAGGGCCAGCAGTTAGAGAGCCGGCCGGCAAACTGGCCTGGTAGGGAACAACAACTGTTTCGCCGGCCGTCGCTCTGGAGAGCCATTACCCATATTGTCCCCCTCCTCTACCTGCTGACCATCGCACTGGTATTGGCCGGAGCAACGGGGGGACAGGCAATCACCCTCCTCTATTTCATCACATTGTCGATTTCGGTGATTCCCACGAAGAGTGTGAAGCGGATCGGCCTGCTGTTCGATAAAAGGGCGAAACAGCTGGAGTCGTATGCCGGCCTGCTGAAGCTGGTTGAGTCGACCTCCTTCGACAGCGAACTGCTGCAGACTCTTCAGCAATCGCTGCAGAACGACAAAAAGATGGCTTCAACCTCCATCCGGCAACTGGCTCGCTATTGCCGCAATCTTGACCTGGCTTTTGCCGTGCCGATCTTCCTGATCCTCAACCCGCTCCTCCTGTGGAATGTTCTCTACGCGCTGAAAATTGAGCAGTGGATGCAGCGCAATGCTACGGAGATCGGAAAATGGTTCTCCACCCTGGCACAGTTTGATGCATTGGTTTCCATGGGCACCTTCACCTCAAACAACCCCGATTATGTTTTTCCCGTCTGCGAAGAGTCGGAGCCCTTCCGGGCGGAGAAACTGGGCCATCCGCTTATCCCGCGAAACAAGTGTGTAAAAAACGATATCGCTCTTCTCCGGAAACCCTATTTCATGATTGTTACCGGAGCCAATATGGCCGGGAAGAGCACCTACCTGCGAACGGTAGGTGTCAATTATCTGCTGGCGGGAAGCGGCTTGCCGGTCTGTGCCGAATCGATGAGCTACCGTCCGGGGGAGTTGCTGACCAACTTGCGTACGGCCGACTCGCTGGTGAACAACGAATCCTACTTCTTTGCCGAACTGAAGCGGCTGAAGATGATTATCGAACGGCTGGAGTCGAATGAGCACGACCTCTTCATCATACTGGACGAGATACTGAAGGGAACGAACTCGGTGGATAAGCAGTGGGGCTCCTACCAACTGATGAAACGGCTGGTACACTTGGGCGGAAACGGCATCATCGCCACGCACGATTTGAGTCTGGGAGAGCTGGAGAAGGAGTTCCCGCAGGAGATTGGCAACTTCCATTTCGATGCAAGGATCGAGGAGGATCAACTCTCTTTCGACTACAAGCTTCAGCATGGGATCGCCCGCACCATGAACGCCTCATACCTGATGAGGAGCATGGGGATAACCACTTGA
- a CDS encoding mechanosensitive ion channel family protein, with protein sequence MLLTTFISVDSTVVKTGGKVAEMIRDGRFEELGERSITWGIEFLGKLAIALLIFFVGKWIIGKIRKFADRIMSRRQMDIALKGFLKNLIEIFLFTLLIILIINIVGSQTVSLAALIASVGLAVGLAVKDNLANFAGGVMLLFNKPFKGGDYIEAQNLAGTVQSVGILYTTLTTADNKTIYIPNGPLSTGNILNYSTQTTRRVEVTTSIEYGTDAEVVKKMLLEIADRHPKVLKNPAPFARMTKMNDDAIDFTLRVWVESSDYWNVTYDLNEEIYKEVNARGLVIPYRQMTVHLANSTEQTAN encoded by the coding sequence ATGTTACTGACTACTTTTATTTCTGTCGATTCAACGGTGGTAAAGACCGGAGGAAAAGTTGCCGAAATGATCAGGGATGGCCGATTTGAAGAGCTGGGCGAACGGTCGATCACCTGGGGAATAGAATTCCTAGGGAAACTGGCCATCGCGCTCCTGATCTTCTTCGTGGGGAAATGGATTATCGGAAAGATCAGAAAGTTTGCCGATCGGATCATGTCGAGACGACAAATGGATATCGCCCTGAAAGGGTTTCTGAAAAACCTGATCGAAATCTTTCTCTTCACCCTGCTCATCATCCTGATCATCAACATCGTCGGTTCGCAGACCGTGTCGCTGGCCGCGTTGATCGCTTCGGTAGGTCTGGCGGTAGGTCTGGCTGTCAAGGATAATCTGGCGAACTTTGCAGGAGGAGTGATGCTCCTTTTCAACAAACCGTTCAAGGGCGGAGACTACATCGAAGCGCAGAACTTGGCCGGAACGGTACAAAGTGTCGGTATCCTCTATACCACGCTGACCACCGCTGACAACAAAACCATCTATATTCCCAATGGTCCGTTGTCGACCGGAAATATCCTCAATTACAGCACGCAGACCACCCGCCGCGTAGAAGTTACCACCAGCATTGAATATGGAACCGATGCGGAGGTGGTAAAAAAGATGTTACTGGAAATTGCCGATAGACATCCGAAGGTGCTGAAAAATCCAGCACCATTTGCCCGGATGACGAAAATGAACGACGATGCCATCGATTTCACATTGAGGGTCTGGGTCGAATCGTCCGATTACTGGAACGTTACCTACGACCTGAACGAGGAGATATACAAGGAGGTGAATGCGCGCGGGCTGGTAATCCCATACCGTCAGATGACCGTCCATTTGGCCAACTCAACTGAACAAACAGCCAACTGA
- a CDS encoding tetratricopeptide repeat protein, producing the protein MKYLLISLLLPLCIFSLSAQNGTYNGWIDKSVKYIENNRLDSAAIALQQAMRLDPANENNALLLLNLGILQRQLGLTDDAYISFTASLGNNPDPVLVLHNRASLLCDLGRFDEAMEDYNAIIGKDPTDVEAYYRRGLLFLEKNDRQSAEADFRLCEDTDPDNLFTKLSKALIFKLDDNWEEAEQIYTDIINTSATPNSSYYLNRAECYVNTDRFSRAAADLHAIEGEERENPYFYILRGRLRLDQFDKFAARADFEKAKQLGYDAELADKWIGKTR; encoded by the coding sequence ATGAAGTATCTTTTAATTTCTCTCTTGCTCCCGCTCTGCATTTTTTCGCTGTCGGCGCAGAACGGCACCTATAACGGGTGGATCGACAAGTCGGTAAAGTATATTGAAAACAACCGGCTCGACAGTGCTGCCATTGCCTTGCAGCAAGCCATGCGGCTGGATCCGGCCAACGAGAACAATGCCCTGCTGCTGCTGAACTTGGGTATTCTGCAACGTCAGCTCGGGCTGACCGACGATGCCTATATCTCGTTTACCGCATCACTTGGCAACAACCCCGATCCTGTACTGGTGCTCCATAACCGGGCTTCGCTCCTGTGCGACCTCGGCCGATTCGATGAGGCGATGGAGGATTATAACGCTATTATCGGGAAGGACCCCACAGATGTGGAGGCCTATTATCGCAGGGGACTGCTTTTCCTGGAAAAGAACGACCGTCAAAGTGCCGAGGCCGATTTCAGGCTTTGTGAAGACACCGATCCCGACAATCTCTTTACCAAGCTCAGCAAGGCATTGATCTTCAAGCTGGATGACAATTGGGAGGAGGCCGAGCAGATCTATACCGATATCATCAACACAAGTGCCACGCCCAACTCATCCTACTACCTCAACCGGGCCGAATGTTATGTGAATACCGACCGTTTTTCGAGAGCTGCAGCAGACCTTCACGCCATCGAGGGGGAGGAGAGGGAGAATCCCTACTTCTACATCCTGCGCGGTCGACTCAGGTTGGACCAGTTTGATAAATTTGCAGCACGGGCCGATTTCGAAAAGGCAAAGCAGCTGGGATATGATGCTGAACTGGCCGACAAGTGGATCGGGAAGACCCGGTAA
- a CDS encoding 3-keto-disaccharide hydrolase yields MKTICISLLSVLLLVSCGVSRDMAGGVNELTSKEKKDGWILLFNGKDFTGWRQYNGNSVPDNWVVEDGTMKVFCHPDVKAGRGAGGDLIYFPRKFRNFELSIDWKVEKGANSGIFYNVLEEKDKPIYSAAPEVQILDNEHASDNRIDSHLAGSLYDMLPADPKSVNPYGEWNRIVIRVNRGKVTHVQNGVKVVEYRLWTKEWNEMVKNSKFKDFPGFRKGIPKSGHIGLQDHGYTIWFRNVKLKPL; encoded by the coding sequence ATGAAAACAATTTGCATTTCCCTCTTGTCGGTTCTGCTCCTTGTCTCGTGCGGGGTGTCACGAGATATGGCAGGAGGTGTGAACGAACTGACCAGCAAAGAGAAAAAGGATGGATGGATACTCCTGTTTAACGGGAAAGATTTTACCGGTTGGCGTCAGTACAACGGCAACAGCGTGCCCGACAACTGGGTTGTAGAAGATGGCACCATGAAGGTGTTCTGTCATCCGGATGTAAAGGCTGGCCGGGGAGCGGGTGGCGACCTGATCTACTTTCCCCGGAAATTCCGGAATTTTGAATTGTCAATCGACTGGAAGGTTGAGAAAGGAGCCAATTCCGGTATCTTCTACAATGTCCTTGAAGAGAAGGATAAACCGATCTACAGCGCTGCTCCTGAAGTCCAGATCCTGGACAACGAACATGCGAGCGACAACAGGATCGACAGCCACCTGGCCGGATCTTTGTACGACATGTTGCCGGCCGATCCCAAGAGTGTCAACCCCTATGGCGAGTGGAACAGGATCGTCATCCGGGTGAACCGTGGAAAAGTTACCCACGTTCAAAACGGGGTGAAGGTGGTGGAGTATCGCCTTTGGACGAAAGAGTGGAACGAGATGGTCAAGAACAGCAAGTTCAAGGATTTCCCCGGCTTCCGGAAAGGGATCCCGAAAAGTGGACATATCGGTCTGCAAGATCACGGTTATACCATCTGGTTCCGCAACGTAAAGCTCAAGCCACTCTAA
- a CDS encoding ABC transporter ATP-binding protein, which yields MIQAENLTKLYGGIAVLNIPAITITEGESFGLVGNNGAGKTTFFRLILDLIEASSGEVCIDGEKVARRDSWKSKVGSFLDESFLIDFLTPDEYFAFTGKVYGKSEGDVAAFLESMKEFFNGEILGSKKLIRDLSKGNQKKTGIAAALLSDPQILILDEPFTALDPSSQIRLKRMLNELKGSRKMTMLISSHDLNHVTEVCDRIVVLEKGVVVRDTHTTPDTLKELEQYFAV from the coding sequence ATGATACAAGCTGAAAATTTAACTAAACTATACGGCGGAATAGCCGTACTCAACATTCCCGCCATCACCATTACGGAGGGGGAAAGTTTTGGCCTGGTTGGCAACAATGGAGCTGGCAAGACAACCTTTTTCAGGTTGATACTCGATCTGATTGAGGCAAGCTCGGGTGAGGTCTGTATCGACGGCGAAAAGGTTGCCCGTCGCGACAGCTGGAAATCGAAAGTCGGATCGTTTCTCGACGAGAGCTTCCTGATCGATTTCCTCACCCCGGACGAGTATTTTGCGTTTACAGGAAAGGTGTATGGAAAATCAGAAGGGGATGTTGCAGCCTTCCTGGAGTCGATGAAGGAGTTCTTCAACGGTGAGATCCTGGGATCGAAGAAACTGATCCGCGATCTGTCGAAAGGGAACCAGAAGAAGACCGGCATCGCTGCCGCCCTCCTGAGCGATCCCCAGATACTGATTCTCGATGAACCTTTCACCGCGCTCGACCCATCATCGCAGATCCGGCTGAAACGGATGCTCAATGAGTTGAAAGGCAGCCGGAAGATGACCATGCTCATCTCGAGCCACGACCTCAACCATGTGACGGAGGTTTGCGACCGCATCGTCGTATTGGAGAAAGGAGTTGTGGTAAGAGATACCCACACCACTCCAGATACCTTGAAGGAGCTGGAGCAATACTTTGCCGTATAA
- a CDS encoding DUF5687 family protein has product MYTQLLKHYWLKSVRAPGYYKNLIVNIFVGITMLYFLVFFVFLGFILPRILEEVVPGVDPSETFNGLLIYMVILVLLMRFLFQPLSTINLQSYQVLPVKRSYLVNYLLIRPLFNPANYLSLCFAIPFSISGIGPVYGPSGAFRFILIIIFLVWFDTLLASYLKRRFGSSIAGILLFLAVMAGVGVLEYFGIFSVFGQSQQFFGLLIGQPLGWTVILLFAVAAFLINKGFFARNYYPEEFDRKVTRKQQAGRQNFTFMQRFGKIGEMIALIMKLVLRHKRTKNVLYSSLIFLFYGLLFYPNEIYKENDAMLIFIAIFVTGIGMILFGQWIINWEGSYFDFLMTRDIDTRSYIRANYLLLMSLCIGSFILTTPYFLFGKEIAINHIVAFLYNAGVNIHVYLFGATYNSKRLELSKGSAMNMQGVTYKNFIVVIPLLAVPMGLVGIFSLFSAQHIALLILATVGLAGIIFRKQLLEITEKQFLNRKYILCEGFRKIE; this is encoded by the coding sequence ATGTACACACAACTCCTCAAGCACTACTGGCTGAAGAGCGTACGCGCTCCCGGATACTACAAAAACCTGATAGTAAATATCTTTGTCGGAATTACCATGCTCTATTTCCTGGTATTCTTCGTCTTCCTGGGTTTTATCTTACCAAGAATCCTGGAAGAGGTAGTGCCGGGGGTAGATCCATCCGAAACTTTCAACGGCCTGCTGATCTACATGGTCATCCTGGTACTGCTGATGCGATTCCTGTTTCAGCCGTTGAGCACCATCAACCTGCAAAGCTACCAGGTGTTGCCGGTAAAGAGAAGCTATCTGGTAAACTACCTGCTGATCAGACCGCTGTTTAATCCGGCAAACTACCTTTCACTCTGCTTCGCCATACCCTTCTCCATCAGTGGAATCGGTCCGGTCTACGGCCCGTCAGGCGCCTTCCGGTTCATCCTGATCATCATCTTCCTGGTATGGTTCGATACGCTGCTCGCCTCCTACCTGAAACGGCGGTTTGGTTCTTCTATTGCAGGAATCCTCCTCTTTCTGGCGGTGATGGCTGGCGTGGGCGTGCTGGAATATTTCGGTATCTTCTCCGTTTTCGGGCAGTCGCAACAGTTTTTCGGCCTGCTCATCGGACAGCCGCTAGGATGGACGGTCATCCTGCTTTTTGCTGTAGCCGCATTTCTGATCAACAAGGGTTTCTTCGCCCGGAACTACTATCCCGAGGAGTTCGACAGGAAGGTGACCCGGAAACAGCAGGCAGGGAGACAAAACTTCACCTTCATGCAGCGATTCGGCAAGATCGGGGAGATGATCGCACTGATAATGAAACTGGTATTGAGACACAAACGCACCAAGAACGTGCTCTATAGCAGTCTGATTTTCCTGTTTTACGGATTGTTGTTCTATCCCAATGAGATCTACAAGGAGAATGATGCCATGCTGATTTTCATCGCAATCTTCGTGACAGGTATCGGCATGATCCTGTTCGGACAGTGGATCATCAACTGGGAGGGATCCTATTTCGATTTTCTGATGACACGAGACATCGACACCCGGTCATACATCAGGGCAAACTATCTCCTGCTGATGTCGCTCTGCATCGGCTCATTTATACTGACCACCCCCTACTTCCTGTTCGGAAAGGAGATCGCCATCAACCATATTGTCGCCTTCCTCTACAACGCGGGAGTAAACATCCACGTCTATCTCTTCGGTGCCACCTACAACTCCAAACGGTTGGAACTGTCAAAAGGCTCAGCCATGAACATGCAGGGGGTAACCTACAAGAATTTCATCGTCGTGATCCCCCTGCTGGCCGTTCCGATGGGTCTGGTCGGCATCTTCTCGCTCTTCTCCGCTCAACACATCGCACTCCTCATCCTGGCAACAGTAGGGCTGGCCGGCATCATTTTCCGGAAACAGCTGCTCGAAATTACCGAAAAACAGTTTTTAAATCGAAAGTACATCCTTTGTGAGGGGTTCAGAAAAATTGAATAG
- a CDS encoding helicase HerA-like domain-containing protein, whose translation MFDNSKRAFIAINDETEVCLIPKMANRHGLITGATGTGKTVTLQTLSETFSEMGVAVFAADMKGDLSGVAKTGGNKESVVSRVEGYRLGEKGFQFKEFPVRFWDIFGEQGHPIRTTVTEMGPMLLERLLQLNETQGAVLTMIFKIADDNNLLLLDLKDLQKMVQYVGDNRAAFTTEYGNISPATIGAIQRALLRLEHEGADRFFGEPELVITDFLQTEQGRGVINILAADKLMNSPRVYTTFLLWLLDDLFSNLPEVGDMDKPKLVFFFDEAHMLFNDMPKPLLEKVEQIVRLIRSKGVGIYFCTQNPADIPPVILGQLGNRVQHALRAYTPNDQKAVKVAANSFRPNPKFNTEQAITELNTGEALVSFLDEKGAPQMVQRANILPPQGQIGPITAGERDQIMRQSLIYGVYEKLVDRESAFEILSKKQELLAEERERAEAEKERIKKEKEERRLQTEAERQKRAEIRRKKEERGIVGDLLEQVGKSATRQISSQLGRTITRSILGAFFGK comes from the coding sequence ATGTTTGACAACAGCAAACGGGCTTTTATTGCGATCAATGATGAGACCGAAGTGTGTCTTATACCCAAGATGGCTAACCGCCACGGATTGATCACCGGAGCCACCGGAACCGGAAAAACAGTTACCCTGCAAACCCTCTCGGAGACATTCAGCGAAATGGGAGTAGCTGTCTTTGCAGCCGACATGAAAGGCGACCTTTCGGGCGTGGCAAAAACGGGTGGCAACAAGGAGAGCGTTGTCAGCCGCGTGGAAGGGTACCGATTAGGAGAGAAAGGGTTCCAGTTCAAGGAGTTCCCGGTCCGTTTCTGGGACATTTTCGGCGAACAGGGACATCCGATACGGACCACCGTTACCGAGATGGGACCGATGCTGCTTGAACGGCTGCTGCAGCTGAACGAGACGCAAGGGGCCGTGTTGACCATGATCTTCAAGATAGCCGACGACAACAACCTGCTGCTCCTCGACCTGAAAGACCTGCAGAAGATGGTCCAGTACGTGGGCGACAACCGAGCAGCCTTCACCACCGAATATGGCAACATCTCGCCCGCAACCATAGGAGCCATCCAACGCGCACTGCTGCGCCTGGAACATGAGGGGGCCGACAGGTTCTTCGGCGAACCGGAACTGGTGATCACCGATTTTCTGCAGACGGAACAGGGGAGAGGGGTAATCAATATCCTGGCGGCCGACAAGCTGATGAACTCTCCCAGGGTCTATACCACCTTCCTGCTCTGGTTGCTTGACGACCTGTTCAGCAACCTGCCAGAAGTGGGCGACATGGATAAGCCTAAACTGGTCTTCTTCTTCGATGAGGCACATATGCTCTTCAACGATATGCCCAAGCCGCTGCTCGAAAAGGTGGAACAGATTGTCCGCCTGATCCGCTCCAAAGGGGTGGGTATCTACTTCTGCACACAAAATCCGGCCGATATACCGCCAGTCATCCTCGGACAGCTCGGCAACCGAGTGCAGCATGCACTCCGGGCCTATACACCTAACGACCAGAAGGCGGTCAAGGTGGCGGCCAACAGTTTCCGCCCCAACCCGAAGTTCAATACCGAACAGGCCATCACCGAGCTGAATACCGGCGAGGCACTGGTGTCGTTCCTCGACGAGAAAGGGGCACCACAAATGGTACAACGCGCCAACATCCTGCCGCCGCAAGGACAGATCGGACCGATCACGGCGGGCGAGAGAGACCAGATCATGAGGCAGTCGCTCATTTATGGGGTGTATGAAAAACTGGTCGACCGGGAATCCGCTTTCGAGATACTTTCAAAAAAGCAGGAGTTGCTTGCCGAAGAGCGTGAACGGGCAGAAGCCGAAAAGGAGCGTATCAAAAAGGAGAAAGAGGAGCGTCGCCTGCAGACCGAGGCCGAACGGCAGAAAAGGGCCGAGATTCGCAGGAAAAAGGAGGAACGGGGCATCGTGGGCGACCTGCTGGAGCAGGTGGGCAAGAGTGCCACCCGGCAGATCAGTTCACAGCTGGGCAGAACCATCACCCGGAGTATCCTCGGCGCATTCTTTGGAAAGTAA
- a CDS encoding class I SAM-dependent methyltransferase — protein MPLKNGGGDAAAGYEKGLMPMRTLEETIAAAMDVSDMELLPFLPYILQDFWEIGADPGTIVALIRKHGNNRERLRVLDLGCGKGAVSVRIAAELGHACYGIDAIPQFVEDAIQKAEQCGVGHLCRFEVGDIRERIRECGGHDIIILGAVGDLLGNSLETLTALQECLATEGMIVIDDGYTDDSDNYRSQASRAGMVLVDEVVFGGESAMKKYDEEYFTLERRCLELIGRYPEKQNLFAGYIRKQQLEYDKMRSEIVCSTMVFKRTT, from the coding sequence ATGCCATTGAAAAATGGCGGAGGAGATGCGGCGGCAGGCTATGAAAAAGGGTTGATGCCTATGAGAACGCTGGAAGAGACAATAGCGGCTGCGATGGATGTTTCCGATATGGAACTGCTGCCATTTCTGCCCTATATCCTGCAGGATTTCTGGGAGATCGGGGCGGATCCCGGGACCATCGTCGCACTGATCCGGAAACATGGCAACAACAGGGAGAGGCTCCGGGTACTCGACCTCGGTTGTGGCAAGGGGGCGGTCTCGGTCAGGATTGCCGCCGAACTGGGTCATGCCTGTTACGGGATCGATGCCATTCCCCAGTTTGTTGAGGATGCCATCCAGAAGGCGGAGCAATGCGGCGTTGGCCATCTCTGCAGGTTTGAGGTAGGCGACATCCGTGAAAGGATCAGGGAGTGTGGCGGTCATGACATCATCATTCTCGGTGCGGTGGGGGATCTCCTGGGCAACTCTCTTGAGACATTGACAGCATTGCAGGAGTGCCTGGCAACCGAAGGCATGATTGTGATCGACGATGGGTATACCGATGATAGCGACAACTATCGCTCGCAGGCATCCCGCGCCGGAATGGTGCTGGTCGACGAGGTGGTTTTCGGTGGCGAAAGTGCGATGAAAAAGTATGACGAAGAGTATTTTACCCTCGAGAGACGGTGCCTGGAACTGATCGGCCGGTATCCGGAAAAGCAGAATCTGTTTGCCGGTTATATCAGGAAACAGCAGCTGGAATATGACAAAATGAGATCGGAAATCGTCTGCTCCACCATGGTATTCAAACGGACAACATGA